Below is a genomic region from Deltaproteobacteria bacterium.
GTATCCGATTCTGCTTTTATATATTGCGTCCCGCTGAAGCAGGCGTCTACAATTTTAACAAAGAGTTTTGGCTTTAATGTTCGAACCAGTCCGTCTAACTCAGAGTTTCTTAGTCCAGTTGACTCCTTTTTGGCCTCCTTGAAGTCCGGAAAGATATAGAAAAAGTCCTCTTCGTATCTTCCACCATGACCACTAAAATAGAAAAGAAGTTCGTCGACCTTTTCCGTTTTATGCTTTGATACAAAATCTGCTAACTTTTTTTTCGTTTCGTAAGCTTTTTCGCCTTTATTAATAAAAAGAACATCATCTATCTTGGCCACGTCAGAAAGCACGTTTTTAAACAGCTCTGCATCGTTCTTGCAGGCATCCAGATTTTCGAAGTCGTCGTACTGATATTCGGACACTCCAATTATGACAGCCAGTTTCATATGATCTCCTTTTTATTGTCCCAACGGAAAGCTCGCCGGGAGGCCCGTATTGGGGACGATCCGGTGGTGCGCCTTGTCGGGTGTTTGGTGTCATCTGCGTCGGGTGGGCAACACACCAATAGTCCTCCCCTCAGCGGCTTAACGACAACATGGGGGCGGCAATATCGATGCTGAACAGTATTGGGAGTGTCTGCATGGTCCATGTCATCCCCTCTGCCTGCTTGACGATGAGGTTAGTTTATCTTTTTCCGCTAAAATTCTCTTAGCATCTCTTAAATCAATCTTTGCATGGTGACCATGCTTTTCTAATAGATGCAATAAATTTGAACCGCTTAATAATGTAATCGGCTTGCCCTTTGCAAACTCATAAGCATCGGGGCCATAATCTGCTGTTGATACCAGTATGCCTTTTGTTGCTCCTTCATTTAATACTGTGCCATATAAATCACGAACAGCCGAAACACTCACTGTATTGGTATATCGCTTGGCTTGAATGACTATTTTACCACCACGAATAGGGTCTGGATCAAATGCAATAGCATCAACCCCGCCATCTCTACTTGCTTGAGTTACTTTTACTTCACCGCCATTTACTTGAAATTCCTGTTCAAACAATTCTCGGATCAAATGTTCAAAATCCTCCCAATCCATGGCGGCGAGATTTGTAGTATTATCAATCCCATTCGTAACATTATATCCATCCACAAATCGTTTATCCACCCTGCTCATCTGTAAAATCGGTTGAACTGGAGTCAAGCTGCTTAGTTTGCTACTGGCAACACCCTTTAGATATTTGAAACAAGCTTTAGGATCAACATTGGATAAATTAATTTTTAAAAACTCGTTCTTCTTTACCTGTATGGTCAGAATACAGTTAGTCTCTTCATTCCCACTCGCTTTATTAATGGACTTAACCCATCCGTTGAATGAAATTGCATCAATAGCCTCAACTGCATCAGCTTCAAATATTTCGTGTAATGATCGGAGTGTGATTTTATATGTGGCGTCATCAAACATTTTATTAAATTGGGACTCAGAAATATGATATTCCTTTAACTCATTGTTTGATGCAATGTATTTTACTTCTTTTTCTTTAGGAAAACGTTCTAACGAGGGCAATTCATATTCAATAATTAATATCTTATTCTCTGGATTGTACTCTAATTCAAAATTATTTAGGAATGTATCTGGATATTTAGAGCTATTTAGTATCATTTCGCAATATTGAATTATTGCATCTGTGTTTTTGTGAAAGTAACTTTCTTTGAGTTTCTCAATTTTGTCGTTAAACTCCTTTTGATTGTTGTTGTATGCTTCCTTCTCCCTTTCCCAATCTTTTTCGAGCGCGTCAATGCGTTCATTAATACGTTCATTAACTGTCTGGTTTTCTTCTTCACACTCTTTTAGTTTTTTTTCGTATTGCTCTTTAAGATTAGAGTTAAAAGAATTTGTTTCATCAACTGATTTTTGCCAAGCGGTTATTGCTTCTTGATACCAAGCGGTTATTGCTTCTTGATAACGTGCTTTATCTTGTATAAAATAAGATTCATCTTGTATAATAATCTGGCTTGGAATCAGCACACCTCTCCAGTTTCGAATTTCTTCAGGCTGTGTTGGTTTGTAAACTCCTTTTTCCGGCTTTTGGGGTAGCTCTCTAAAAGCTGGTGGTGCTGGTGGTGCCATTCTGCTAAGTCTTCTATTCAAAGAATATTTTGGATTCGGAACTTCAAATTCTTTCGTGTCTTTAAGTGAATCCCAGATTGACCCGTTATCATTCTCAATCGCGCAAATTAGCAAGTTATCAATTTGTTTTAGTTTTTCTTGCGCATCTCGTGTTCGTTCTTCTGCAATGTTTAAATTCGCTACCTTGTTAGCTTGCGATTTATTCTTGTGACCAATTTTAACCCACTGCTCATCCCACTTTTTGAATTGGGCAGCAACTTTATTGTCACGCCGTTCCTTCTCCATGTCCCTTATCTCACAGGAAGTCCCAAGGCCGAGATGGCCTATTTTAGCTACCCAAGGATCGCTCCACCCAGCACATCTGGTATCACTGTAGTGAAGGTTTTCAAAATTCTCTTTCATTGGCACAGCAGATAAACTATTCGCTGTTGTCTTAGTTTTTTCATCCATGGCTTAAACCTCCGCATACCAATA
It encodes:
- a CDS encoding restriction endonuclease is translated as MDEKTKTTANSLSAVPMKENFENLHYSDTRCAGWSDPWVAKIGHLGLGTSCEIRDMEKERRDNKVAAQFKKWDEQWVKIGHKNKSQANKVANLNIAEERTRDAQEKLKQIDNLLICAIENDNGSIWDSLKDTKEFEVPNPKYSLNRRLSRMAPPAPPAFRELPQKPEKGVYKPTQPEEIRNWRGVLIPSQIIIQDESYFIQDKARYQEAITAWYQEAITAWQKSVDETNSFNSNLKEQYEKKLKECEEENQTVNERINERIDALEKDWEREKEAYNNNQKEFNDKIEKLKESYFHKNTDAIIQYCEMILNSSKYPDTFLNNFELEYNPENKILIIEYELPSLERFPKEKEVKYIASNNELKEYHISESQFNKMFDDATYKITLRSLHEIFEADAVEAIDAISFNGWVKSINKASGNEETNCILTIQVKKNEFLKINLSNVDPKACFKYLKGVASSKLSSLTPVQPILQMSRVDKRFVDGYNVTNGIDNTTNLAAMDWEDFEHLIRELFEQEFQVNGGEVKVTQASRDGGVDAIAFDPDPIRGGKIVIQAKRYTNTVSVSAVRDLYGTVLNEGATKGILVSTADYGPDAYEFAKGKPITLLSGSNLLHLLEKHGHHAKIDLRDAKRILAEKDKLTSSSSRQRG